In Dioscorea cayenensis subsp. rotundata cultivar TDr96_F1 chromosome 9, TDr96_F1_v2_PseudoChromosome.rev07_lg8_w22 25.fasta, whole genome shotgun sequence, a genomic segment contains:
- the LOC120268560 gene encoding uncharacterized protein LOC120268560 — translation MARDELRLALVSAIKISSFWDYSFSRRILRARERERERWVEEPLELRPRLRQSRAIAAPPPPGDRPAAPPVASWPNATGAGQSTPLLSVEHGHADAPVASSIQRPSWEVDEWEFAGGNEEELLDLLHPAPRLVFGPVPTMEEAKDATSDLKDAIEKVYFAPTAEVAMKGMQETSPGLTAAILPSVPKHVAQAFSLLQGSPEAQEVVASIASDKNVWDAVMKNQKVLDFYKTHQTVIPCETIVDSANSVVDEMNTCRHANEQSENPEKLKQETLESSQLNSEKLKQETLESSVLNPEKLKQETSESSVYRDVVNAVKENVIDPVKEKVSEMVANISNFFEGLIGSTTMDNQSSTDSKSISSTGESYVDITIGGAFMALGIAAILVILLKRA, via the exons TTGGTCTCTGCCATAAAAATCTCATCTTTTTGGGATTATTCCTTCAGCCGGAGAATTCtcagagcgagagagagagagagagagagatgggtgGAGGAGCCATTAGAACTGCGGCCAAGGTTGCGGCAATCAAGGGCTATCGCAGCACCGCCACCACCCGGGGATCGTCCCGCAGCGCCCCCAGTCGCCTCCTGGCCCAACGCCACCGGAGCAGGGCAGTCGACTCCCCTTTTATCTGTCGAACATGGCCACGCCGATGCGCCTGTGGCTTCGTCGATCCAGAGGCCTTCTTGGGAGGTTGATGAGTGGGAGTTTGCTGGTGGAAATGAGGAGGAACTTTTGGATTTGCTGCATCCTGCCCCTAGGCTTGTTTTTGGGCCTGTTCCGACCATGGAGGAGGCTAAGGATGCTACTTCTGATCTGAAAGATGCTATTGAGAA GGTATACTTTGCTCCCACGGCTGAGGTTGCAATGAAAGGTATGCAAGAAACTTCTCCCGGTTTAACTGCAGCAATCCTCCCTTCAGTTCCCAAACATGTTGCCCAAGCATTTTCTTTACTGCAAGGATCTCCAGAGGCTCAG GAGGTTGTTGCTTCAATTGCTTCGGATAAGAATGTCTGGGATGCTGTAATGAAAAATCAGAAGGTTTTGGATTTCTACAAAACTCACCAAACTG TTATTCCATGCGAAACCATCGTGGACTCAGCAAACAGTGTTGTCGATGAGATGAACACCTGCCGACATGCCAATGAACAATCAGAGAACCCTGAAAAACTCAAGCAGGAAACACTAGAGAGTTCTCAGTTGAACTCTGAAAAACTAAAGCAGGAAACACTAGAGAGTTCTGTGTTGAACCCTGAAAAACTAAAGCAGGAAACATCAGAGAGTTCTGTATACAGGGACGTTGTCAATGCAGTAAAAGAAAATGTCATCGACCcagtaaaagaaaaagtttcAGAAATGGTAGCTAACATCTCCAACTTCTTTGAAGGTCTTATTGGCTCAACAACAATGGACAACCAAAGCTCAACAGATTCAAAATCTATCAGTAGCACTGGTGAATCTTATGTTGATATTACAATTGGAGGAGCTTTTATGGCTTTGGGCATTGCAGCAATTCTGGTTATCTTGCTCAAAAGAGCGTAA
- the LOC120268949 gene encoding xyloglucan endotransglucosylase/hydrolase protein 9, whose protein sequence is MKYSYLVSLICIVTFFPLSSARFEDQFQPSWALDHILQEGDTVKLKLDSSSGAGIASKSKYLYGKTTAEMKLVPGDSAGTVTAFYMSSDGEAHNEFDFEFLGNTSGEPYLVQTNVYVNGVGNREQRMDLWYDPTLDFHNYSILWNPKQVMFLVDDTPIRVYENREEEGLVFPKSQPMGIYSSIWNADDWATQGGRVKTDWSHQPFVTEFREVKMEGCEVVEGKEVEEEVKRCGESWEGKEGRYWWKEKEMEELSVHQSHQLVWVRAKHLIYDYCFDSGRFPASPPECKR, encoded by the exons ATGAAGTATTCGTATCTTGTAAGTCTCATTTGCATTGTTACTTTCTTTCCATTATCATCAGCCAGGTTTGAGGACCAGTTCCAACCGAGCTGGGCTTTGGACCATATCCTCCAAGAAGGCGACACTGTCAAGCTCAAGCTCGACAGCTCTTCTG GTGCAGGCATTGCTTCAAAATCCAAATACTTATATGGGAAAACAACGGCGGAGATGAAGCTAGTGCCGGGAGACTCCGCCGGAACAGTGACGGCGTTCTACATGTCATCAGACGGAGAAGCGCACAATGAGTTTGATTTTGAGTTTCTTGGGAACACAAGTGGTGAACCTTATCTGGTTCAGACAAATGTGTATGTGAATGGAGTTGGTAATAGAGAGCAGAGGATGGATTTGTGGTATGATCCAACTCTGGATTTCCATAACTATTCCATACTTTGGAATCCGAAGCAGGTGATGTTTTTGGTTGATGATACACCGATTAGGGTTTATGAGAACAGGGAAGAGGAAGGGTTGGTGTTTCCGAAAAGTCAACCGATGGGGATTTATAGTTCGATATGGAATGCGGATGATTGGGCGACGCAAGGGGGGAGAGTGAAAACAGATTGGAGTCACCAGCCGTTTGTGACGGAGTTTAGGGAGGTGAAAATGGAGGGATGTGAGGTGGTGGAAGGGAAGGAGGTGGAGGAAGAGGTGAAGAGGTGTGGGGAGAGTTGGGAAGGGAAAGAAGGGAGGTATTGGTGGAAGGAAAAGGAGATGGAGGAGTTGAGTGTGCATCAGAGTCATCAGTTGGTTTGGGTTAGAGCTAAGCATcttatttatgattattgttttgattctggTAGGTTTCCGGCTTCGCCACCAGAGTGTAAACGGTGA